One genomic window of Pseudomonas sp. LFM046 includes the following:
- a CDS encoding antibiotic biosynthesis monooxygenase: MVKVALLVRLESKPGKVAEVEDFLRSGLPLVQEEPDTIVWFALRMGPHTFGIFDAFGGDVGLQAHLAGKVAATLLERAGELLSTPPQIERVEVLAAKLPFVVEEEEF; encoded by the coding sequence ATGGTCAAAGTCGCCTTGCTGGTACGCCTGGAATCCAAGCCAGGCAAAGTCGCCGAGGTGGAGGACTTCCTCCGCTCCGGCCTGCCACTGGTACAGGAAGAGCCCGATACCATCGTCTGGTTCGCGCTGCGAATGGGCCCGCACACCTTCGGCATCTTCGACGCCTTCGGCGGCGACGTCGGGCTCCAGGCGCACCTGGCTGGGAAGGTGGCAGCGACCTTGCTGGAGCGAGCCGGTGAACTCTTGAGCACACCGCCGCAAATCGAGCGGGTGGAGGTGCTGGCGGCGAAGCTGCCCTTCGTCGTGGAGGAAGAGGAGTTCTGA